From BD1-7 clade bacterium, a single genomic window includes:
- the ftsL gene encoding Cell division protein FtsL: MTSWKLSLLLWPAVILSALAVVFTTHASRQNFIAWQNLIKQGQEFEVEWGQLLIERSTLASYTRLEQIAAEKLDMAVPTAKQIVVVTQGSQP; this comes from the coding sequence ATGACTAGCTGGAAGCTGTCTTTGCTCCTCTGGCCGGCAGTTATTCTGTCTGCATTGGCTGTGGTTTTTACCACGCATGCATCACGTCAGAATTTTATCGCTTGGCAGAACTTGATCAAACAAGGGCAGGAGTTCGAGGTCGAATGGGGGCAGTTGCTCATTGAGCGAAGCACCTTGGCGTCGTATACACGTTTAGAACAAATTGCTGCAGAAAAGCTAGATATGGCTGTGCCAACGGCTAAGCAGATTGTCGTTGTTACGCAGGGGAGCCAGCCATGA